Proteins found in one Balaenoptera musculus isolate JJ_BM4_2016_0621 chromosome 4, mBalMus1.pri.v3, whole genome shotgun sequence genomic segment:
- the EPHB3 gene encoding ephrin type-B receptor 3 isoform X2, whose amino-acid sequence MARARPPPPPPPPPGLLPLLSPLLLLPLLLPSGCRALEETLMDTKWVTSELAWTSHPESGWEEVSGYDEAMNPIRTYQVCNVRESSQNNWLRTGFIWRQDVQRVYVELKFTVRDCNSIPNIPGSCKETFNLFYFEADSDVASASSPFWMENPYVKVDTIAPDESFSRLDAGRVNTKVRSFGPLSKAGFYLAFQDQGACMSLISVRAFYKKCASTTAGFALFPETLTGAEPTSLVIAPGTCIANAVEVSVPLKLYCNGDGEWMVPVGACTCATGHEPAAKESQCRPCPPGSYKAKQGEGPCLPCPPNSRTTSPASSICTCHSNFYRADSDSADSACTTVPSPPRGVISNVNETSLILEWSEPRDLGGRDDLLYNVICKKCHGGLGTGGTMTCSRCDDNVEFVPRQLGLTERRVHISHLLAHTRYTFEVQAVNGVSGKSPLPPRYAAVNITTNQAAPSEVPTLHLHSSSGSSLTLSWAPPERPNGVILDYEMKYFEKSEGIASTVTSQKNSVQLDGLRPDARYVVQVRARTVAGYGQYSHPAEFETTSERGSGAQQLQEQLPLIVGSATAGLVFVVAVVVIAVVCLRKQRHSSDSEYTEKLQQYIAPGMKVYIDPFTYEDPNEAVREFAKEIDVSCVKIEEVIGAGEFGEVCRGRLKQPGRREVFVAIKTLKAGYTERQRRDFLSEASIMGQFDHPNIIRLEGVVTKSRPVMILTEFMENCALDSFLRLNDGQFTVIQLVGMLRGIAAGMKYLSEMNYVHRDLAARNILVNSNLVCKVSDFGLSRFLEDDPSDPTYTSSLGGKIPIRWTAPEAIAYRKFTSASDVWSYGIVMWEVMSYGERPYWDMSNQDVINAVEQDYRLPPPMDCPTALHQLMLDCWVRDRNLRPKFSQIVNTLDKLIRNAASLKVIASAQSGMSQPLLDRTVPDYTTFTTVGDWLDAIKMGRYKESFVSAGFASFDLVAQMTAEDLLRIGVTLAGHQKKILSSIQDMRLQMNQTLPVQV is encoded by the exons AGACCCTCATGGATACAAAATGGGTGACGTCTGAGTTGGCATGGACATCTCATCCAGAAAGTGGG TGGGAAGAGGTGAGCGGCTATGACGAGGCCATGAACCCCATCCGCACGTACCAGGTGTGTAACGTGCGTGAGTCAAGCCAGAACAACTGGCTTCGCACAGGGTTCATCTGGCGGCAGGACGTGCAGCGGGTCTACGTGGAGCTCAAGTTCACTGTGCGTGACTGCAACAGCATCCCCAACATCCCTGGCTCCTGCAAGGAGACCTTCAACCTCTTCTACTTTGAGGCTGACAGCGACGTGGCCTCGGCCTCCTCCCCCTTCTGGATGGAGAACCCCTACGTGAAGGTGGACACCATCGCGCCCGATGAGAGCTTCTCGCGGCTCGATGCCGGCCGTGTCAACACCAAGGTGCGCAGCTTCGGGCCGCTCTCCAAGGCCGGCTTCTACTTGGCCTTCCAGGACCAGGGCGCCTGCATGTCGCTCATCTCCGTGCGTGCCTTCTACAAGAAGTGCGCATCCACCACCGCAGGCTTCGCGCTCTTCCCCGAGACCCTCACTGGGGCTGAGCCCACCTCACTGGTCATTGCCCCTGGCACCTGCATCGCCAACGCCGTGGAGGTGTCGGTACCCCTCAAGCTCTACTGCAACGGTGACGGGGAGTGGATGGTGCCTGTGGGTGCCTGCACCTGTGCCACCGGCCACGAGCCAGCTGCCAAGGAGTCCCAGTGCCGCC CCTGTCCCCCTGGGAGCTATAAGGCGAAGCAGGGAGAggggccctgcctgccctgcccacccaaCAGCCGCACCACCTCGCCAGCCTCCAGCATCTGCACCTGCCACAGTAACTTCTACCGCGCAGACTCCGACTCTGCAGACAGTGCCTGTACCA CGGTGCCGTCTCCGCCCCGGGGTGTGATCTCCAATGTGAATGAGACCTCGCTGATCCTCGAGTGGAGTGAGCCCCGGGACCTGGGTGGCCGGGACGACCTCCTATACAACGTCATCTGCAAGAAGTGCCATGGGGGCCTTGGGACCGGGGGCACCATGACCTGCTCACGCTGTGATGACAATGTGGAGTTTGTGCCTCGGCAGTTGGGCCTGACAGAACGCCGGGTCCACATCAGCCATCTGTTGGCCCACACGCGCTACACCTTTGAGGTGCAGGCAGTCAACGGTGTCTCGGGCAAGAGCCCTTTGCCCCCCCGCTACGCGGCTGTGAATATCACCACCAACCAGGCTG CCCCGTCTGAAGTGCCAACACTACACCTGCACAGCAGCTCCGGAAGCAGTCTGACTTTGTCCTGGGCGCCCCCAGAGCGGCCCAACGGAGTCATCCTGGACTACGAGATGAAGTACTTTGAGAAG AGTGAGGGCATCGCCTCCACAGTGACCAGCCAGAAGAACTCCGTGCAGCTGGACGGGCTGCGGCCTGACGCCCGCTACGTGGTCCAGGTCCGCGCCCGCACTGTAGCTGGCTATGGGCAGTACAGCCACCCGGCTGAGTTTGAGACCACAAGTGAGAGAG GCTCTGGTGCCCAGCAGCTCCAGGAGCAGCTCCCCCTCATTGTGGGCTCTGCCACGGCCGGGCTTGTCTTCGTGGTAGCTGTTGTGGTCATTGCTGTCGTCTGCCTCAG GAAGCAGCGGCACAGCTCTGATTCGGAGTACACAGAGAAGCTGCAGCAATACA TTGCTCCTGGAATGAAGGTTTATATCGACCCTTTTACCTACGAAGACCCTAATGAGGCTGTGCGGGAGTTTGCCAAGGAGATCGATGTGTCCTGCGTCAAGATCGAGGAGGTGATTGGAGCTG GGGAGTTCGGGGAAGTGTGCCGGGGTCGGCTAAAACAGCCTGGGCGCCGGGAAGTGTTTGTGGCCATCAAGACGCTCAAGGCGGGCTACACAGAGAGGCAGCGGCGGGACTTTCTCAGCGAGGCCTCCATCATGGGTCAGTTTGACCATCCCAACATAATCCGGTTGGAGGGCGTGGTCACCAAAAGTCGGCCAGTCATGATCCTCACTGAGTTCATGGAGAACTGTGCCCTGGATTCCTTCCTCCGG CTCAACGACGGACAGTTCACGGTCATCCAGCTGGTGGGCATGTTGCGGGGCATTGCTGCCGGCATGAAGTACCTGTCTGAGATGAACTACGTGCACCGAGACCTGGCTGCCCGCAACATCCTTGTCAACAGCAACCTGGTCTGCAAAGTCTCAGACTTTGGCCTCTCCCGCTTCCTGGAGGATGATCCCTCTGATCCTACCTACACCAGCTCCCTG GGCGGGAAGATCCCCATTCGCTGGACCGCCCCAGAGGCCATAGCCTATCGGAAGTTCACCTCTGCTAGTGACGTCTGGAGCTATGGAATCGTCATGTGGGAGGTCATGAGCTATGGCGAGCGACCCTACTGGGACATGAGCAACCAGGAT GTCATCAATGCCGTGGAGCAGGATTACCGGCTGCCCCCACCCATGGACTGCCCCACAGCACTGCACCAGCTCATGCTGGACTGCTGGGTGCGGGACCGGAACCTCAGGCCCAAATTCTCCCAGATCGTCAACACCCTGGACAAGCTCATCCGCAACGCCGCCAGCCTTAAGGTCATCGCCAGTGCCCAGTCTGG CATGTCACAGCCCCTCCTGGACCGCACGGTCCCAGACTACACGACCTTCACGACAGTTGGTGACTGGCTAGATGCCATCAAGATGGGGCGGTACAAGGAGAGCTTTGTCAGTGCGGGGTTTGCATCCTTTGACCTGGTGGCCCAGATGACCGCAGA AGACCTGCTCCGGATCGGGGTCACCTTGGCGGGCCACCAGAAGAAGATCCTCAGCAGTATCCAGGACATGCGGCTGCAGATGAACCAGACGCTGCCTGTGCAGGTCTGA
- the EPHB3 gene encoding ephrin type-B receptor 3 isoform X1 → MARARPPPPPPPPPGLLPLLSPLLLLPLLLPSGCRALEETLMDTKWVTSELAWTSHPESGWEEVSGYDEAMNPIRTYQVCNVRESSQNNWLRTGFIWRQDVQRVYVELKFTVRDCNSIPNIPGSCKETFNLFYFEADSDVASASSPFWMENPYVKVDTIAPDESFSRLDAGRVNTKVRSFGPLSKAGFYLAFQDQGACMSLISVRAFYKKCASTTAGFALFPETLTGAEPTSLVIAPGTCIANAVEVSVPLKLYCNGDGEWMVPVGACTCATGHEPAAKESQCRPCPPGSYKAKQGEGPCLPCPPNSRTTSPASSICTCHSNFYRADSDSADSACTTVPSPPRGVISNVNETSLILEWSEPRDLGGRDDLLYNVICKKCHGGLGTGGTMTCSRCDDNVEFVPRQLGLTERRVHISHLLAHTRYTFEVQAVNGVSGKSPLPPRYAAVNITTNQAAPSEVPTLHLHSSSGSSLTLSWAPPERPNGVILDYEMKYFEKSEGIASTVTSQKNSVQLDGLRPDARYVVQVRARTVAGYGQYSHPAEFETTSERGSGAQQLQEQLPLIVGSATAGLVFVVAVVVIAVVCLRKQRHSSDSEYTEKLQQYIAPGMKVYIDPFTYEDPNEAVREFAKEIDVSCVKIEEVIGAGEFGEVCRGRLKQPGRREVFVAIKTLKAGYTERQRRDFLSEASIMGQFDHPNIIRLEGVVTKSRPVMILTEFMENCALDSFLRLNDGQFTVIQLVGMLRGIAAGMKYLSEMNYVHRDLAARNILVNSNLVCKVSDFGLSRFLEDDPSDPTYTSSLVHEAAGRETGGGANQAGARGWGRASRHRVKGVCPPNQGGKIPIRWTAPEAIAYRKFTSASDVWSYGIVMWEVMSYGERPYWDMSNQDVINAVEQDYRLPPPMDCPTALHQLMLDCWVRDRNLRPKFSQIVNTLDKLIRNAASLKVIASAQSGMSQPLLDRTVPDYTTFTTVGDWLDAIKMGRYKESFVSAGFASFDLVAQMTAEDLLRIGVTLAGHQKKILSSIQDMRLQMNQTLPVQV, encoded by the exons AGACCCTCATGGATACAAAATGGGTGACGTCTGAGTTGGCATGGACATCTCATCCAGAAAGTGGG TGGGAAGAGGTGAGCGGCTATGACGAGGCCATGAACCCCATCCGCACGTACCAGGTGTGTAACGTGCGTGAGTCAAGCCAGAACAACTGGCTTCGCACAGGGTTCATCTGGCGGCAGGACGTGCAGCGGGTCTACGTGGAGCTCAAGTTCACTGTGCGTGACTGCAACAGCATCCCCAACATCCCTGGCTCCTGCAAGGAGACCTTCAACCTCTTCTACTTTGAGGCTGACAGCGACGTGGCCTCGGCCTCCTCCCCCTTCTGGATGGAGAACCCCTACGTGAAGGTGGACACCATCGCGCCCGATGAGAGCTTCTCGCGGCTCGATGCCGGCCGTGTCAACACCAAGGTGCGCAGCTTCGGGCCGCTCTCCAAGGCCGGCTTCTACTTGGCCTTCCAGGACCAGGGCGCCTGCATGTCGCTCATCTCCGTGCGTGCCTTCTACAAGAAGTGCGCATCCACCACCGCAGGCTTCGCGCTCTTCCCCGAGACCCTCACTGGGGCTGAGCCCACCTCACTGGTCATTGCCCCTGGCACCTGCATCGCCAACGCCGTGGAGGTGTCGGTACCCCTCAAGCTCTACTGCAACGGTGACGGGGAGTGGATGGTGCCTGTGGGTGCCTGCACCTGTGCCACCGGCCACGAGCCAGCTGCCAAGGAGTCCCAGTGCCGCC CCTGTCCCCCTGGGAGCTATAAGGCGAAGCAGGGAGAggggccctgcctgccctgcccacccaaCAGCCGCACCACCTCGCCAGCCTCCAGCATCTGCACCTGCCACAGTAACTTCTACCGCGCAGACTCCGACTCTGCAGACAGTGCCTGTACCA CGGTGCCGTCTCCGCCCCGGGGTGTGATCTCCAATGTGAATGAGACCTCGCTGATCCTCGAGTGGAGTGAGCCCCGGGACCTGGGTGGCCGGGACGACCTCCTATACAACGTCATCTGCAAGAAGTGCCATGGGGGCCTTGGGACCGGGGGCACCATGACCTGCTCACGCTGTGATGACAATGTGGAGTTTGTGCCTCGGCAGTTGGGCCTGACAGAACGCCGGGTCCACATCAGCCATCTGTTGGCCCACACGCGCTACACCTTTGAGGTGCAGGCAGTCAACGGTGTCTCGGGCAAGAGCCCTTTGCCCCCCCGCTACGCGGCTGTGAATATCACCACCAACCAGGCTG CCCCGTCTGAAGTGCCAACACTACACCTGCACAGCAGCTCCGGAAGCAGTCTGACTTTGTCCTGGGCGCCCCCAGAGCGGCCCAACGGAGTCATCCTGGACTACGAGATGAAGTACTTTGAGAAG AGTGAGGGCATCGCCTCCACAGTGACCAGCCAGAAGAACTCCGTGCAGCTGGACGGGCTGCGGCCTGACGCCCGCTACGTGGTCCAGGTCCGCGCCCGCACTGTAGCTGGCTATGGGCAGTACAGCCACCCGGCTGAGTTTGAGACCACAAGTGAGAGAG GCTCTGGTGCCCAGCAGCTCCAGGAGCAGCTCCCCCTCATTGTGGGCTCTGCCACGGCCGGGCTTGTCTTCGTGGTAGCTGTTGTGGTCATTGCTGTCGTCTGCCTCAG GAAGCAGCGGCACAGCTCTGATTCGGAGTACACAGAGAAGCTGCAGCAATACA TTGCTCCTGGAATGAAGGTTTATATCGACCCTTTTACCTACGAAGACCCTAATGAGGCTGTGCGGGAGTTTGCCAAGGAGATCGATGTGTCCTGCGTCAAGATCGAGGAGGTGATTGGAGCTG GGGAGTTCGGGGAAGTGTGCCGGGGTCGGCTAAAACAGCCTGGGCGCCGGGAAGTGTTTGTGGCCATCAAGACGCTCAAGGCGGGCTACACAGAGAGGCAGCGGCGGGACTTTCTCAGCGAGGCCTCCATCATGGGTCAGTTTGACCATCCCAACATAATCCGGTTGGAGGGCGTGGTCACCAAAAGTCGGCCAGTCATGATCCTCACTGAGTTCATGGAGAACTGTGCCCTGGATTCCTTCCTCCGG CTCAACGACGGACAGTTCACGGTCATCCAGCTGGTGGGCATGTTGCGGGGCATTGCTGCCGGCATGAAGTACCTGTCTGAGATGAACTACGTGCACCGAGACCTGGCTGCCCGCAACATCCTTGTCAACAGCAACCTGGTCTGCAAAGTCTCAGACTTTGGCCTCTCCCGCTTCCTGGAGGATGATCCCTCTGATCCTACCTACACCAGCTCCCTGGTACACGAAGCCGCTGGGAGGGAGACTGGGGGCGGGGCCAACCAGGCAGGGGCTCGGGGCTGGGGACGAGCCTCGAGACATAGGGTGAAGGGCGTGTGCCCCCCCAACCAGGGCGGGAAGATCCCCATTCGCTGGACCGCCCCAGAGGCCATAGCCTATCGGAAGTTCACCTCTGCTAGTGACGTCTGGAGCTATGGAATCGTCATGTGGGAGGTCATGAGCTATGGCGAGCGACCCTACTGGGACATGAGCAACCAGGAT GTCATCAATGCCGTGGAGCAGGATTACCGGCTGCCCCCACCCATGGACTGCCCCACAGCACTGCACCAGCTCATGCTGGACTGCTGGGTGCGGGACCGGAACCTCAGGCCCAAATTCTCCCAGATCGTCAACACCCTGGACAAGCTCATCCGCAACGCCGCCAGCCTTAAGGTCATCGCCAGTGCCCAGTCTGG CATGTCACAGCCCCTCCTGGACCGCACGGTCCCAGACTACACGACCTTCACGACAGTTGGTGACTGGCTAGATGCCATCAAGATGGGGCGGTACAAGGAGAGCTTTGTCAGTGCGGGGTTTGCATCCTTTGACCTGGTGGCCCAGATGACCGCAGA AGACCTGCTCCGGATCGGGGTCACCTTGGCGGGCCACCAGAAGAAGATCCTCAGCAGTATCCAGGACATGCGGCTGCAGATGAACCAGACGCTGCCTGTGCAGGTCTGA